TTCCATGGGGACCGTTACGGCAAGCAAGACGAGAACGATTCGTGTTGGATTCGCGTCAGCCAATTCTGGGCCGGCAAGCACTGGGGGGCCATCCACATTCCGCGAATGGACCAGGAAGTGGTGGTCGAGTTCCTCGAAGGCGACCCCGACCGACCCCTGATCACCGGCCGGGTCTACAACCGCGAGCAGATGCCGCCGTGGGATCTGCCGCGGCACAAGACGCAATCAGGCATCCTCACGCGCTCCACGCTTCACGGCACCCAGAGCGACGCCAACCTGATTCGTTTCGAGGACAAGAAGGGCGAGGAGGAACTCCACGTCCACGCCCAGCGCAATCTCGTCACCGTCGTCGAGAAGGACGAAATCCGCTGGGTCTGGGAGAACAGCCACATCACGACCTGGAAGGACCACATCGAGCATGTCAATGGAAACATGCAGTTGCTCGTCGGCACCGAGGGCGGGAACCAGGACGTCTGGGTATCCGGCAACAAGACCGAAACCATCGGCGCCAACAACGATTTCCACGTCA
This window of the Candidatus Hydrogenedentota bacterium genome carries:
- the tssI gene encoding type VI secretion system tip protein VgrG, whose amino-acid sequence is FHGDRYGKQDENDSCWIRVSQFWAGKHWGAIHIPRMDQEVVVEFLEGDPDRPLITGRVYNREQMPPWDLPRHKTQSGILTRSTLHGTQSDANLIRFEDKKGEEELHVHAQRNLVTVVEKDEIRWVWENSHITTWKDHIEHVNGNMQLLVGTEGGNQDVWVSGNKTETIGANNDFHV